One Streptococcus gallolyticus subsp. gallolyticus DSM 16831 DNA window includes the following coding sequences:
- the pbp2a gene encoding penicillin-binding protein PBP2A, whose translation MTKLKMIKEKILSLFNDIKERIPSHNHSKRNSSEEELSGATVNEFETEKTEEKEATPTYQRSKGHHEKVKKSPAWVQKISRFMPSTKNPIRRFWRRYRIGKILLILTGIGVLAIGSYLYFVAKSTNVSDLQDALKATTVIYDQNGDQVGSLSGQKGTYVELDAISDNMKNAVIATEDRTFYENSGINYSRFFLALFTFGHFGGGSTITQQLAKNAYLSQEQTITRKAKEFFLALELTKKYTKDEILTMYLNNAYFGNSVWGIEDASQKYFGTSAANLTIEQSAILAGMLKGPEIYNPYYSIENATNRRNTVLSVMVDAGKITQEEADEAEQVDISSELNDTYTGTSDDYQYASYFDAVIQEAEETYGLSEDDIVNNGYKIYTELDQNYQANMQAVFDNTSYFPTSDYDGESAQGASVAMDPSTGAVRGLVGRVSSTSATFRSFNYATQASRSPGSTIKPLVVYSPAVASGYSITTELPNTVQDYDGYAPTNYGGIETDDLPMYQALANSYNIPAVYLLNEIGISKGISYGKKFGLNMDNVSEELGIALGGGVTTNPLEMAQAYSTFANGGVMPKAHLITKIENASGDVIAEFKQSNKRVISQSVADKMTSMMLGTFSNGSAINANAYGYTMAGKTGTVEASFNEDLTSDQWVIGYTPDVVIAQWIGYDSTDENHYLTDASSGTASTIFSAVASSILPYTAGTEFTVENAYSQNGYDLVYSTDDSTDTSSSSSSSSSDSILDKVQESAQNAGDTIGRAVKDAWDSFSSWFNSQTN comes from the coding sequence ATGACAAAATTAAAAATGATTAAAGAAAAAATTCTTTCTTTGTTTAATGACATCAAGGAGAGAATACCTTCTCACAATCACAGTAAGCGTAACTCATCTGAGGAGGAGTTATCAGGCGCTACTGTCAATGAATTTGAAACAGAAAAAACAGAAGAAAAAGAAGCAACACCAACGTATCAGCGAAGCAAAGGACACCACGAAAAGGTGAAAAAATCGCCTGCTTGGGTGCAAAAAATCTCTCGCTTCATGCCCTCCACCAAAAATCCAATCCGACGTTTCTGGCGTCGCTACCGTATTGGAAAAATTCTGCTTATTTTAACAGGAATTGGTGTTTTAGCGATTGGTTCTTACCTTTACTTTGTCGCCAAATCAACGAATGTTTCGGATTTGCAAGATGCTTTGAAAGCAACAACTGTTATCTATGACCAAAATGGTGACCAAGTCGGTTCGCTTTCAGGTCAAAAAGGAACGTATGTCGAATTAGATGCTATCAGTGATAACATGAAAAATGCGGTTATTGCAACCGAGGACCGAACTTTCTATGAAAATAGCGGGATTAATTATTCACGTTTTTTCCTGGCTCTGTTCACCTTTGGGCACTTTGGTGGTGGTTCGACAATCACCCAGCAATTAGCTAAAAATGCTTATCTGAGTCAAGAACAGACAATCACCCGAAAAGCCAAGGAATTCTTTCTCGCGCTCGAGTTAACCAAAAAATACACCAAAGATGAAATCTTGACCATGTATCTGAACAATGCTTATTTTGGAAATTCGGTCTGGGGAATTGAGGACGCAAGTCAAAAATATTTTGGCACCAGCGCAGCAAATTTAACCATTGAACAATCAGCGATTCTTGCTGGGATGTTGAAAGGTCCTGAAATTTACAATCCTTATTATTCTATTGAAAATGCGACAAATCGTCGTAATACGGTCCTAAGTGTTATGGTTGATGCTGGTAAAATCACGCAGGAAGAGGCTGATGAAGCTGAGCAAGTTGATATTTCCAGCGAGCTTAACGATACCTACACAGGAACTTCTGACGATTACCAATACGCTTCTTATTTTGATGCGGTTATTCAGGAAGCTGAAGAAACATATGGCTTATCAGAAGATGATATTGTCAATAATGGCTATAAAATCTACACAGAGCTTGACCAAAATTATCAAGCCAATATGCAAGCTGTTTTTGATAATACGTCTTACTTCCCAACATCAGATTATGACGGTGAAAGTGCCCAAGGAGCAAGTGTTGCTATGGACCCATCAACGGGGGCTGTTCGTGGTCTGGTAGGGCGTGTTAGCTCAACCTCTGCAACCTTCCGAAGTTTCAACTATGCGACACAAGCATCACGTAGCCCTGGTTCAACCATCAAACCTCTGGTGGTTTATTCACCAGCGGTTGCCTCAGGTTATTCAATTACAACTGAATTGCCAAATACGGTTCAAGACTACGATGGCTATGCACCAACAAACTATGGTGGCATTGAGACAGATGATTTGCCAATGTATCAAGCCTTAGCTAATTCTTATAATATCCCTGCTGTTTATCTCTTAAATGAAATTGGTATCAGTAAGGGAATTAGCTACGGTAAGAAATTTGGTCTCAACATGGACAATGTCAGCGAGGAATTGGGTATTGCGCTCGGTGGTGGTGTCACAACGAATCCACTTGAAATGGCGCAAGCCTATTCAACCTTTGCTAATGGTGGTGTGATGCCAAAAGCTCATTTGATTACCAAAATCGAAAATGCTAGCGGTGATGTGATTGCAGAATTTAAACAATCCAATAAACGCGTCATTAGCCAATCCGTCGCAGATAAGATGACAAGCATGATGCTCGGAACATTCTCAAACGGCTCTGCTATTAACGCTAATGCTTATGGCTACACGATGGCAGGTAAGACAGGTACCGTAGAAGCAAGCTTCAATGAAGACTTGACAAGTGACCAATGGGTAATTGGCTATACGCCTGATGTTGTTATTGCTCAATGGATTGGTTATGATTCGACTGATGAAAATCACTACCTAACCGACGCAAGTTCGGGAACGGCATCAACCATTTTTAGTGCGGTAGCAAGTAGCATTTTACCATATACGGCAGGAACAGAGTTTACCGTCGAAAATGCTTATAGCCAGAATGGATACGATTTAGTTTATAGCACCGATGATTCAACAGATACAAGCAGTAGCAGTTCGTCATCAAGCTCTGACAGTATCCTTGATAAAGTGCAAGAATCCGCACAAAACGCTGGCGACACGATTGGACGAGCGGTTAAAGACGCTTGGGATAGTTTCTCAAGTTGGTTTAACAGCCAGACGAACTAA
- the rpmG gene encoding 50S ribosomal protein L33, whose product MAQKKASLACTECGSRNYSIGVSSNPKPVRLEVNKFCKHCKKYTLHKETR is encoded by the coding sequence ATGGCACAGAAAAAAGCAAGTTTAGCTTGTACAGAATGTGGAAGCCGTAACTACTCTATTGGAGTTAGTAGTAATCCAAAGCCTGTACGACTAGAAGTTAATAAATTTTGTAAACATTGTAAAAAATACACACTACATAAAGAAACACGTTAA
- the secE gene encoding preprotein translocase subunit SecE, which produces MAFIKGVFTILKDTTWPNRKQRWKDFISVLEYTAFFTIVIFIFDKLLSLGVTDLLNRF; this is translated from the coding sequence GTGGCATTCATTAAGGGAGTTTTTACGATTTTAAAAGACACAACATGGCCAAATCGTAAACAACGTTGGAAAGATTTTATTTCTGTACTTGAATATACAGCATTCTTTACCATTGTTATTTTCATTTTCGATAAATTGCTCTCACTCGGAGTGACAGATTTATTGAATCGTTTTTAA
- the nusG gene encoding transcription termination/antitermination protein NusG, whose translation MLDSFDKGWFVLQTYSGYENKVKETLLQRAQTYNMLDNILRVEIPTQTVNVEKNGKVKEVEENRFPGYVLVEMVMTDEAWFVVRNTPNVTGFVGSHGNRSKPTPLLEEEIRSILISMGQTVDVIDTNIKPGDVVQIIDGAFAGQEGRVVEIENNKVKLMINMFGTETQAELELYQIAEL comes from the coding sequence ATGTTAGATTCATTTGATAAGGGTTGGTTCGTTTTACAAACTTACTCTGGTTACGAAAACAAAGTTAAAGAAACATTGTTGCAACGTGCGCAAACTTACAATATGTTAGATAACATCTTGCGCGTTGAAATACCAACACAAACAGTTAATGTTGAAAAAAATGGGAAAGTCAAAGAAGTTGAAGAAAATCGTTTCCCAGGTTATGTCTTAGTTGAAATGGTGATGACAGACGAAGCTTGGTTCGTTGTTCGTAACACACCAAACGTTACTGGATTCGTTGGGTCACACGGTAACCGTTCAAAACCAACACCACTTTTGGAAGAAGAAATTCGTTCAATTCTTATCTCAATGGGACAAACTGTTGATGTCATTGACACAAATATCAAACCAGGTGATGTGGTTCAAATCATCGACGGCGCCTTTGCAGGACAAGAAGGACGTGTTGTTGAAATTGAAAACAACAAAGTGAAATTGATGATTAACATGTTCGGAACTGAAACACAAGCTGAATTGGAGCTTTACCAAATCGCTGAATTGTAA
- a CDS encoding ion transporter produces the protein MRKQLFNIIEPSDNLTTVEKIYDVFMVCAIVVSLLPLTSKTTTSFYITLDAITTIIFIIDYFLRFITADYKLNQGKLSFVKYPFTFLAITDLIAILSSVLFWNNTFKLLKIIRMVRTIRVFKLFRYSKSLNLLINVLKRQKESLFIVGALVITYIFISALVIFNVEPDTFKNFFDALYWSTISLTTVGYGDIYAVSEIGKLITMISSILGVAIIALPVSIMTAGYLEEIEKEDTESK, from the coding sequence ATGAGAAAACAGCTTTTTAATATTATTGAACCTTCTGATAACCTAACAACCGTTGAAAAAATTTACGATGTTTTTATGGTTTGTGCTATCGTGGTTAGCTTATTGCCACTGACAAGTAAGACAACGACGTCATTTTATATCACGCTTGATGCTATCACAACGATTATTTTTATTATCGACTACTTTTTGCGTTTTATAACCGCCGATTATAAGCTAAATCAAGGAAAATTATCCTTTGTCAAATACCCTTTCACTTTCCTTGCTATTACTGACTTAATCGCCATTTTATCCTCTGTCCTTTTTTGGAATAATACCTTTAAACTGTTGAAAATCATTCGCATGGTTCGCACCATTCGCGTATTTAAACTTTTTCGTTATTCTAAAAGCCTTAATCTGCTGATAAATGTTCTCAAAAGACAAAAGGAATCACTATTTATTGTTGGTGCCTTGGTTATTACCTACATTTTTATCTCGGCTCTGGTTATTTTCAATGTTGAACCAGATACCTTTAAAAACTTTTTTGACGCGCTTTATTGGTCAACCATTTCTTTGACAACGGTAGGTTACGGTGATATTTATGCCGTTTCTGAAATTGGAAAATTAATCACAATGATTTCTTCTATCCTCGGCGTTGCTATCATTGCACTCCCTGTCAGCATCATGACTGCAGGCTACCTCGAAGAAATCGAAAAAGAAGATACCGAATCAAAATAG
- a CDS encoding patatin-like phospholipase family protein: MSVGLVLEGGGMRGLYTAGVLDTFLDAGIKVDGVVSVSAGALFGVNFLSKQKGRALRYNKKYASNPGYMGLRSWLKTGNVVNKEFAYYKVPMELDVFDEEAFEKSGVPFYATVTNLATGKAEYHKVDNVFEQMELLRASSALPLASKIVEWQGNKYLDGGLSDSIPVDFAKSLGFDKLIVVLTRPIDYRKKPSNGHVYKLFYRKYPKFVEVASKRYQHYNDTIEHISNLENKGELFAIRPSQNLEIGRLETNPDKYEEIYQIGVKDTKAIMEQLKDYLTND; the protein is encoded by the coding sequence ATGTCTGTTGGTTTAGTATTAGAAGGTGGCGGCATGCGCGGCTTGTACACCGCTGGTGTCTTGGATACCTTTTTAGATGCGGGAATTAAGGTGGACGGTGTTGTCTCGGTGTCTGCTGGCGCTCTTTTTGGGGTGAATTTTTTGTCAAAACAAAAAGGCAGAGCCCTCCGTTATAATAAAAAATATGCCTCAAATCCAGGATACATGGGACTTCGTTCATGGTTAAAAACGGGAAATGTGGTCAATAAAGAATTTGCCTATTACAAAGTTCCGATGGAATTGGATGTTTTTGACGAGGAAGCTTTTGAAAAATCAGGTGTGCCTTTCTATGCAACGGTAACGAATTTAGCAACAGGAAAAGCTGAGTATCATAAGGTTGACAATGTTTTTGAACAAATGGAGTTGCTTCGTGCGAGTTCCGCATTGCCTTTGGCGTCAAAAATCGTTGAGTGGCAAGGCAATAAATACCTTGATGGTGGTCTGTCAGACAGTATTCCAGTCGATTTTGCCAAAAGCCTTGGTTTTGATAAATTGATTGTTGTTTTAACACGTCCAATTGATTACCGTAAAAAGCCAAGTAATGGTCATGTCTATAAACTTTTTTACAGAAAATACCCTAAGTTTGTAGAAGTCGCTTCAAAACGTTATCAACACTATAACGACACCATTGAACACATTAGCAATTTGGAAAATAAAGGCGAACTTTTTGCCATTCGCCCAAGCCAAAATCTAGAAATCGGACGACTTGAAACCAACCCCGACAAATACGAAGAAATTTACCAAATCGGTGTCAAAGATACCAAAGCAATCATGGAACAATTGAAAGATTATTTAACAAATGACTAA
- the leuS gene encoding leucine--tRNA ligase produces the protein MATYNHKEIEKKWQAYWADNHTFKTGTDADKPNFYALDMFPYPSGAGLHVGHPEGYTATDILSRFKRAQGYNVLHPMGWDAFGLPAEQYAMDTGNDPAEFTAQNIANFKRQINSLGFSYDWDREVNTTDPNYYKWTQWIFTKLYEKGLAYEAEVPVNWVEELGTAIANEEVLPDGTSERGGYPVVRKPMRQWMLKITAYAERLLEDLEDLDWPESIKDMQRNWIGKSTGANVTFKIKDTDKDFTVFTTRPDTLFGATYAVLAPEHPLVEAITTPEQAQAVADYKHQASLKSDLARTDLAKEKTGVWTGSYAINPVNGKEMPIWIADYVLVSYGTGAIMAVPAHDTRDWEFAKQFDLEIIPVLEGGNVEEEAYTEDGLHINSGFLDGLDKAQAIDKMVEWLEAEGVGNKKVTYRLRDWLFSRQRYWGEPIPIIHWEDGTTTAVPEEQLPLVLPVTKDIKPSGTGESPLANLTDWLEVTREDGVKGRRETNTMPQWAGSSWYFLRYIDPHNDEKLADEELLKQWLPVDIYIGGAEHAVLHLLYARFWHKFLYDLGVVPTKEPFQKLFNQGMILGTSYRDHRGALVATDKVEKRDGSFFHIETGEELEQAPAKMSKSLKNVVNPDDVVEHYGADTLRVYEMFMGPLDASIAWSEEGLEGSRKFLDRVYRLLTTKEIVAENNGNLDKVYNETVKAVTEQLEAMKFNTAIAQLMVFVNAANKEDKLFADYAKGFVQLLAPFAPHLSEELWQTLTQSGESISYVAWPTWDEAKLVENDVEIVIQIKGKVRAKLVVPKDSSREELEKLALANDKIQTEIAGKDIIKVIAVPNKLVNIVVK, from the coding sequence ATGGCAACTTATAATCATAAAGAAATTGAGAAAAAATGGCAGGCCTATTGGGCTGATAATCATACGTTTAAAACAGGAACAGACGCTGATAAACCAAATTTTTATGCGTTGGATATGTTCCCTTACCCATCTGGAGCTGGTCTGCACGTAGGACATCCAGAAGGATACACTGCGACTGATATTCTTAGCCGTTTCAAACGTGCTCAAGGCTACAACGTTCTTCACCCAATGGGTTGGGATGCTTTCGGACTTCCTGCCGAACAATACGCAATGGATACAGGTAATGATCCAGCTGAATTTACAGCTCAAAACATTGCAAACTTCAAACGCCAAATCAACTCACTTGGTTTCTCATATGACTGGGATCGTGAGGTGAACACAACTGACCCTAATTATTACAAATGGACTCAGTGGATTTTCACAAAATTATACGAAAAAGGCTTGGCGTACGAAGCTGAAGTGCCAGTAAACTGGGTTGAAGAATTAGGGACAGCTATCGCCAACGAAGAAGTGCTGCCTGACGGAACATCTGAACGTGGTGGTTATCCAGTTGTTCGTAAACCAATGCGCCAATGGATGCTTAAAATCACAGCTTACGCTGAACGTCTGCTCGAAGATTTAGAAGACCTTGATTGGCCAGAATCAATCAAAGATATGCAACGTAACTGGATTGGTAAATCAACTGGTGCTAACGTTACTTTTAAAATCAAAGATACGGATAAAGATTTCACCGTATTTACAACTCGTCCAGATACATTATTTGGTGCGACTTACGCTGTTTTAGCGCCTGAGCACCCACTTGTTGAAGCTATTACAACACCAGAACAAGCGCAAGCAGTTGCTGACTACAAACACCAAGCAAGCCTTAAATCTGACCTTGCTCGTACAGACCTTGCTAAAGAAAAAACAGGTGTTTGGACTGGTAGCTATGCCATTAACCCAGTAAATGGTAAAGAAATGCCAATCTGGATTGCTGATTATGTTCTTGTAAGCTATGGTACTGGTGCTATCATGGCGGTTCCTGCTCATGATACACGTGACTGGGAATTCGCAAAACAATTCGATTTGGAAATCATTCCAGTTCTTGAAGGCGGAAATGTTGAAGAAGAAGCTTACACAGAAGACGGACTTCACATCAATTCTGGTTTCCTAGACGGTCTTGATAAAGCGCAAGCTATTGACAAAATGGTTGAATGGCTTGAAGCAGAAGGCGTTGGTAACAAGAAAGTGACTTACCGCTTGCGTGACTGGCTCTTCTCACGTCAACGTTATTGGGGTGAACCAATCCCAATCATCCATTGGGAAGACGGTACAACAACAGCTGTTCCAGAGGAGCAATTACCACTTGTATTGCCAGTAACCAAAGACATCAAACCTTCAGGTACAGGTGAATCACCACTAGCTAACTTGACAGATTGGCTTGAAGTGACACGCGAAGACGGCGTTAAAGGTCGCCGCGAAACGAACACAATGCCACAATGGGCTGGTTCAAGCTGGTACTTCCTACGCTATATTGACCCACACAACGATGAAAAATTAGCTGATGAAGAATTGTTGAAACAATGGTTGCCAGTTGATATTTACATCGGTGGTGCAGAACACGCTGTGCTTCACCTTCTTTATGCTCGTTTCTGGCATAAATTCCTTTATGATTTAGGTGTCGTTCCAACCAAAGAACCATTCCAAAAACTCTTTAACCAAGGGATGATTTTGGGAACAAGCTACCGCGATCACCGTGGTGCGCTTGTGGCAACTGACAAAGTTGAAAAACGTGACGGTTCATTCTTCCACATTGAAACTGGTGAAGAACTTGAACAAGCACCAGCGAAAATGTCTAAATCACTTAAAAACGTTGTTAACCCTGATGATGTGGTTGAACATTATGGTGCAGATACACTTCGCGTGTACGAAATGTTCATGGGACCACTTGATGCCTCAATCGCATGGTCTGAAGAAGGTCTTGAAGGCTCACGTAAATTCCTCGACCGCGTCTATCGCTTGTTGACAACAAAAGAAATTGTTGCAGAAAATAATGGCAATTTGGATAAAGTCTACAACGAAACAGTCAAAGCTGTAACTGAACAACTTGAAGCCATGAAATTCAACACAGCTATTGCGCAATTAATGGTATTCGTCAACGCTGCTAACAAAGAGGACAAACTCTTTGCTGACTACGCTAAAGGCTTTGTACAATTGTTAGCACCATTTGCACCACACCTTTCTGAAGAATTGTGGCAAACATTGACACAATCAGGCGAATCAATTTCATATGTTGCATGGCCAACATGGGACGAAGCAAAACTCGTTGAAAACGACGTTGAAATTGTTATCCAAATCAAAGGTAAAGTACGTGCTAAACTCGTTGTGCCAAAAGATTCAAGCCGTGAAGAGCTTGAAAAACTTGCCCTTGCTAACGACAAAATCCAAACAGAAATCGCTGGCAAAGACATTATTAAAGTAATTGCGGTACCTAATAAACTTGTAAATATTGTTGTGAAATAG
- a CDS encoding aldose epimerase family protein → MEVRQEIVETINGQKVEKYTIINDNGVQVGLLTLGATWQEFLVPDDKGGQKNLIIGFDKPSDYLKNPLCAGQSIGRVAGRINQGKVNLDGKEIQLPQNEKGNTLHGGSQGFHQQIWTAFIEAGQNALSVVMTYDAKEEIDHFPGDMQVEVRFTLDNANRFTIVYTGKNATKTTLFNPTNHVYFNLGNRQDLSQHTFTLAADHYLETRDDLIPTGKFIDVAGTAYDFQTGQNLGETIADTGGLDDAFLVNASLDKPCGELKDEESGDSVHLYSDRDAWVVYSMGGIPEGIYPARDKGKMAKEFEALALEAQFLPDAINHDNFGDITLQANEEKSYTIAFEYHKE, encoded by the coding sequence ATGGAAGTCAGACAAGAAATTGTTGAGACAATTAATGGGCAAAAGGTTGAAAAATACACTATTATTAATGATAATGGTGTCCAAGTTGGTTTACTAACGCTGGGAGCAACTTGGCAAGAATTTTTAGTGCCAGATGACAAAGGTGGTCAGAAAAATCTTATCATTGGTTTTGATAAGCCAAGTGATTATCTGAAAAATCCTTTATGTGCAGGTCAATCAATCGGACGTGTTGCAGGGCGTATTAATCAAGGGAAAGTTAACCTTGATGGCAAAGAAATTCAGCTACCACAAAACGAAAAAGGAAACACTCTTCACGGTGGCTCTCAAGGATTTCATCAGCAAATCTGGACTGCATTTATCGAAGCTGGTCAAAATGCGCTTAGTGTGGTGATGACTTATGACGCTAAAGAGGAAATTGACCATTTCCCAGGAGATATGCAGGTAGAAGTACGATTTACGCTAGACAATGCAAATCGTTTTACGATTGTTTATACGGGCAAAAATGCTACTAAAACAACGCTTTTTAACCCAACTAACCATGTTTATTTTAACTTGGGAAATCGTCAAGATTTAAGTCAGCACACCTTCACTTTGGCAGCTGACCATTATTTAGAGACTCGTGATGATTTGATTCCGACAGGAAAATTCATTGACGTTGCTGGCACAGCTTATGATTTTCAAACTGGGCAAAACCTTGGAGAGACTATTGCTGATACAGGCGGGCTTGACGATGCTTTCTTGGTAAATGCTTCGCTTGATAAACCTTGTGGAGAATTGAAAGATGAGGAAAGTGGCGATTCTGTTCACCTTTATTCTGACCGTGATGCTTGGGTCGTTTACAGCATGGGTGGCATTCCTGAAGGTATTTATCCAGCGCGCGATAAGGGCAAAATGGCTAAAGAATTTGAAGCCTTAGCGCTTGAAGCACAATTTCTCCCAGATGCTATTAATCATGATAATTTTGGTGACATTACCCTGCAAGCAAATGAGGAGAAAAGCTACACAATTGCTTTTGAGTATCATAAAGAATAA
- a CDS encoding DUF4649 family protein has product MIEITFLNAGNQERVVTFDSYEEFERSQQVCSIDIDDYYKVTKVVYNGHVLDYSGNYGNLFYYFLKQDLTQYRI; this is encoded by the coding sequence ATGATTGAAATTACATTTTTAAACGCAGGAAACCAAGAACGAGTGGTGACGTTTGACTCATACGAGGAATTCGAACGTTCACAGCAAGTTTGCTCAATCGATATTGACGACTATTACAAAGTCACTAAGGTCGTTTATAACGGTCATGTACTGGATTATTCAGGAAATTATGGCAACTTATTTTACTACTTTTTAAAACAAGATTTAACACAATATCGTATTTAA
- a CDS encoding NAD(P)H-dependent oxidoreductase: MEANRLDTLIIYAHPYDKSFNHAILKKVKDSLTQRGQEFQTIDLYKDNFNPAYTTEELALFKEGKTTDPLVAQYQKSLTTANEVIFIFPIWWNDTPAIIKGFIDKVMKKRFAYDVGKTGLIGHLTHIKKATVLTTSTSPTWYLKLFCGNAIKRVFINATLKQLGIKTVNWLNMGNIDNSTTQQRQNFLERISL, from the coding sequence ATGGAGGCTAATCGCTTGGACACTCTCATTATTTACGCACATCCTTATGATAAAAGCTTTAATCACGCTATTCTCAAAAAGGTAAAGGATTCCTTAACTCAAAGAGGACAAGAATTTCAGACGATTGACTTGTATAAAGATAATTTTAACCCAGCCTATACAACAGAAGAGTTGGCTTTGTTTAAAGAGGGAAAAACGACTGACCCGCTCGTCGCTCAATATCAAAAATCTCTAACTACCGCCAACGAAGTTATCTTTATTTTCCCAATTTGGTGGAATGATACGCCTGCTATCATCAAAGGTTTTATTGATAAGGTGATGAAAAAGAGATTTGCTTACGACGTTGGCAAAACTGGCTTGATTGGACATTTAACACATATCAAAAAAGCGACCGTTTTAACCACTTCTACATCACCAACTTGGTATTTAAAACTCTTTTGTGGCAATGCTATCAAGCGTGTATTTATCAACGCCACTTTAAAACAATTAGGCATTAAAACCGTCAACTGGCTTAATATGGGAAACATTGACAATAGCACCACTCAACAACGCCAAAATTTTCTTGAACGTATTAGTCTTTAG
- a CDS encoding alpha/beta hydrolase family protein, giving the protein MERDGKHLYGKLYLPETVDNPPLVILSHGFGANYKSVEGYAHYFVDNGVAAYVFDFNGGGLGSRSDGKKTEMSVLTEAADLEVVLDYFQDFSGINNQQIFLFGASQGGFVSTYVAGTRPDDIAGLIVLYPAYVLQDDSKKRNPNPELGPETSRIMGIEVGKIYDIDAQSFDIYDIMPQYHGKTLIIHGTSDNIVPISYSERAVTTFPNARLVVIDGAGHGFTGKANEIAKIESIDFITNIISEK; this is encoded by the coding sequence ATGGAACGAGATGGAAAACACCTATATGGGAAATTGTATCTGCCTGAAACCGTTGATAATCCGCCGTTGGTGATTTTGTCGCATGGCTTTGGCGCTAATTATAAAAGCGTAGAGGGCTATGCTCATTATTTTGTTGACAATGGCGTTGCTGCCTATGTCTTTGATTTTAATGGTGGTGGTCTCGGAAGTCGAAGCGACGGAAAAAAGACTGAAATGTCAGTATTGACTGAAGCAGCAGACCTCGAAGTTGTCTTGGATTATTTTCAAGATTTTTCGGGCATTAATAATCAACAAATTTTCTTGTTTGGAGCAAGTCAGGGAGGCTTTGTGTCAACCTATGTAGCGGGAACAAGACCAGATGATATTGCTGGGTTAATTGTCTTATATCCTGCCTATGTGCTACAAGACGATAGCAAGAAAAGAAATCCTAACCCAGAGTTAGGACCAGAGACAAGTCGTATTATGGGAATAGAAGTTGGAAAAATTTATGATATTGATGCACAGTCTTTTGATATTTATGACATAATGCCGCAATATCACGGAAAAACATTGATTATCCATGGCACATCAGACAATATTGTCCCAATTAGTTATTCAGAACGTGCGGTGACGACATTTCCGAATGCTAGACTTGTGGTCATTGATGGAGCGGGTCATGGTTTTACAGGAAAAGCAAATGAAATAGCCAAAATAGAATCCATTGATTTTATCACAAATATTATTTCTGAAAAGTAA